Within Catharus ustulatus isolate bCatUst1 chromosome 5, bCatUst1.pri.v2, whole genome shotgun sequence, the genomic segment TACAGACCCAAGATGGGACTGGCAAAATAAATCCAACAGTATGTGTTGGATTTCATTCcacatttttccttcacattCAAATACATAGAACAGTGcagattaattttctgtgtaaacAATCCAGTCCCTAGAGCACCGATTTGTAAAGATCGGGAAATTTTCTGAAACCCCAAAAGAATTTTACAAATCCTTAAGTTCTTGTGATTCCTTTCAAACATTGCCACATTTCTTCTATGGAGCCAAGCAATTTTCAAGTCGATTTAAAAAAGTGAACCCAGAAGCAAACGCTTAGTTACCATTAGTTGTTCGGTAAGACAAACTTATGCTAAGCTCTCATGAAGCAGCTATTGCACAAGAACTGCTGGAAACAggactgctttttatttcttctaagtGCTCTTCCTTTGAAGTTGTTGGAATAGTGGCTTAACACAGGGAGTCCCAAGGAAAACCAACATGAGTTTGACCATAAGAGAAGTTCCTTCTCTCCAGACCACTTCAGTGCTGAGAGGCAATGTGATGGAAGTGAAGGTACACACAAGAGAATCATATCCCGACTGGCAAGTCTTATTTTGGACATGGATAAAAGGGCACTGTCAAGACAGACAACTGCTGGAACTGCCTGAATCAAGGAGTTCTGTTTAGCCTATAAAGAACGGaatttttgcaataaaaataagtgaaaatgGATCTGTGTGTTGTTTTTCAACCAAAAATCAAATCTAGATTCAAGAGAAGCAGTCTTTGGCTTACTTAAgttaaagcaattaaaaagaacaaaaagctaCACTTTTTCAAATATGCTACTGCTTACATGTATTAGAAAAActcatgtggaaaaaaatcatgttctTCACAACTAACTATATTTAACAATTACAATCAATACTTTAacttttttcagaaatactcAATTATTCACCTTCCAATTCACCCATCCTTTGTCATTTTCATTCATGTTGGTCTTCAACTGTCCCCCATGGCTGGTCAAGTAAAACttcaaacagaacaaacaagaggtacaaaacacagaaatgtcaaTTTGCCACATTCTGTTTCCTCTCTCTACCTTAACTGTTAGCTAAAactcttaatattttttagaCAGAAGTAGTATTAGGACCATTCATATAGTTAGTGATacatttaaaagacaaattcGGACTTagagtgactttttaaaaaatctgccaCAGTTAAAACCAAGAGTATCAACAGTGCCTCTTAGCGGCATACCTGGATCTGGCACTTTTCATCTGCATGCACATACTGTTCCACATACAGGGGTATCTTTATAATATGTGGGTGTTAcaacagaagtaattttcttatgaaaaaggcagcttaaatattttcctactaCAGTTCACACGTTTGGTACTTGGCAACAGTGAGCGTTTAGTTTGTTCAAACATACCTGCACAGGATGAAATGCCTTACGGTTTTCTGCATAGCATCTCTGAATCTGCTTGTGAAGCTTCTTAACATCCTGTACACAAgacaatttgtttttatttagtcCTTCATACAGACCATCACAAAATGCTTTATCATGAGCCAGTCAGAagttaaagagagaaaaaggaaaaaactggcAAAAGTGACTACTCAGAGAGTGTGGGTATCATATCCTGAGAGAACAAACACCCACTGTGAGGGGATTATGCTGACAAGGAGACACACACATCTTTCACACAGGTGTACTTAGCCACCTCTATGTATGTGCTTGATATACActattccaggaaaaaaaaaaaaaaaaatcacagggatTTGATTAACATACAAAATTAACCTGAGGGTCAAACAGGTTTAATCACCGTGACAATACTTGGTCTTTAACCCATTGGAAAATCCTGAGAACATACAGTCTATATAAGAAGATTAAATATACCTAGTTAATCGGAAGTTCTTTTTACCTTTAACACCATCAGGTCATCAAAGCTGCAGTCCACAATGAGGCGAAGTGTGCTAGGAACAACTTCCCTGCGCATGCACTTTCTGGCATTCCCCTCACTATTGGAATCCAATTTTGACTGACGCTCTAGTTTTCTCTTCTGGCGTTTTTCTTTTCGTTTCTGCCtaagtaaacaaacaaatcagCCCTCAAAAAGTGCTGCCAAGTTTAAACTCAGTCTGTTGCCTGCATTTGTGCTACACTGACACCAGCACAAAACATCCCTCCCATCTTTGTGAAGCTCTGTAAACACCTACAAAGACAAACACCTGACACATATTCCATTAACTCAATACTGGGAGTCTCACAGATTTAAAGGTGCTCTGAGTCAAGTCCAGTAACAGAACTAActaaaaagaatgagaaaatcaTAGTATCAAGATCAGAATGAGGAAGGTAATTTCCATGCTGTTTCACTGAACAGTTTTTTAAAAGGCTTCTGAAGAAATTGTTCCATCCTCCTGATAGGAGTAGGCACTTGGGAGATCAAATTTCAGAGACAGCAACAACCACTGTCTTGGGAAAGAGCACCCAGCAATCAGTGGGATAAGAATAAACTACCATCAATGCATTTGCAGATACACTTTCTCTCAACACAACAAAACAGAAGCTGTATATAAGTCAGTGTAACTTGTAGCACAGCACTTCATGTGTCAAATGTAGCTGCTTTTATTCAGTGTCCTTTTAAAGATTCTCAAGTCTGACAGCATCAGGGTAAGAGGCGTAGGCCATTCAGAAAGGGACAAGGCCACACATTGCGTCTTCCTtctgacaaaggaaaaaaatttgaatgcACATTTGAATCCCTCCTGACATCCTCCTGAAGCCAAGGAACAATTCCAGTATGAGGAGGGGATGCTTACCTTGACAGCCTCTTCAAGTGCAGACGAAGTAGCCTGGGGCTACTGCTCTAAATCTGGTGTGGGAGAAAACTGGTTCAACTGCCTTGATTTGATGAAGCAAATTCTGCTGACAGGTCGTTATGATTAGCACTAAATATTACATGTGAACCATGGGAAGCTCCTTTGCAAACCATACCTACGTAGATCTTTCTGTTCTTCCCACTGCTTCTGCTTCAACAGCTTCTTCCTTTGCCTCTTGGACATGGACTCAAGGCATTCTTCCTTGCCAGAGCCTGCTTCCAGTCTCTCTGCTGGATTGTCATTTGACTTCGCCTTTCCTTCCACATCAGGAACTTCAGGGAACAGGGCATTTTCCACTGGCACCTCTGGACTGTCTGTGGGTGTTTCAGACGACATTAGCTTTTGCCTGggttttttgacttttttctcAGCCCGTCCAGgatatttcattaaaaacaagttttctgCTCACCAATTCTCTAGGAAACAAAGTGATATGAGTGTCATTAACAAGATGCTCAACTAGAACAAATGCCATTCAACACCTACTATAAGCCTGAATAAAGAATAAGAGGCCTTGTTTGTTTTAAGCCTCTGCAAATAGTAACATAGAACATTCTAGAAAGATTATAGCCTGTATTCTGATAGTCTAAAATTCTGCCTGCTAGATCTGCAGGTAGTAAATAGTTCCTAATTAAAAACTTTACAAAATAACAACAGCATAAAATCAGGGAATCATACTGAATCAaatgtaatagaaaaaaaagcattcgCAATATGTGtacataaacacaaaaaattaaagacGTATCTTGCAATGTAACTACAGCAGCTTATTAGcgaaatgtaattttaaagacACTAAAgccatttggggaaaaaaaaaaaagaagtgtgaaCAAGCTGTACTacttcagaattaatttttatttctcctgaaAACAGAAGACACGGAACAGTAAAAGACACCAGCGACTGTCAGTAGACAAACACAAGTAAAAGGATGAACAATTGTTACTGAGCAAAACACTCTCGGTTCAAATCAATAACAATCACGACCACTCCTTTCCAATGACAAGCACGATTTTCCCGCACTAGCGGCTCCTCTGGGCTCGACACCCCCACAATTCCCCAAGGACAACTTCATCGGAGAACACTGCATGTACAACAGGCAGGGAGTAGCAACCCCCGGCTTCCCGCCGTGGCAGCAGACAGGAAACACAGGGACACCAGAAAATCAGCGCAGGTTTGGCTGGCACATCCCGATTTCCCCATCTGAGGGCGGTAACACACCGAGCCCTGCGCGCACACCTGCCCGCGTGTTTATAGGCGCGCAGACACATATTTATACACACTCAAGCACACGTGTATCTATTGACGGACACGCCATAAGCCCCTCACGactggcggggccgggcgcggtGCGGAGCCGCGCCGAGGGTCCCTGGGTGCCGCCATGTTCCCCCCCCCCGAGGGGCCGCAACGTACCCGCGAGCCGCCCCGCGCGCGTGCCCGGCGTGGGAAGGGGCGGAGCCGCGCCATGCGCAGgcgcgcggggggagccgggcgGCGGTCACGTGACTGCGCCGGGCAGGGCGCCCCCCAGCGGCGGGTGGTGTCAGGGCCCGCCCATCCCCCGCCACCCCGGCCGTGGCTTTGGGGGCTCTCTGGGGATAAAGGGTAGcgaaaaggaagagaaaatcttatttttatccCATGGTTCTGATGGCACCGCTGAGTTCACGCAGGGGGCAGCGAAGTATTTTTAACTGGTGGCATTCCTCAGGGCAGATTTGTAGCTGCAGAGGTCCTGCCTCCCCCCCCACAAGAGAGGTACGCGCCTTAGTGCTTCCTATTTTTAAAGGCCACCGACAATTAGCTTTTTAAACTCCGGTGTCAATGCCCAGCGAAGGGCAGCATTCTTTCGTGAAGTTATCTGGCGGCAAAAGAACGCTGCCCTATTACAGGAGTGGATTCTGGAGACTGGGATTATATTCTGTGGGCAGTCCGGGTATGTAGGTGTCTGTTTGCCCCCGGTTAACGAGGCGCACAAAGTTAGCAAACACACGAGCGTGCGCTGCCATAATCCCCTTTTCATATGCATCAGTGTTTATCTCAGGTTTCAGCGGTGCCAGATATACACACTCGTACAGTTTTAGTGCTGGTTTCAGGTTCACTACAGCTGTGTTGCACTCACAAAACTGTGTGGTGTCACCATAGTGAGACACTGACCTTTCAACTGCTGTTGGAATTTAATATTTGCTGCAGTATTTGATATAATTTGTGATTCCTATTCAGtgcattactttaaaaatagctAGATTTGCATTTGCTGGGGTCTATTTAAAACCTCACTCGTGTTACTATTAATATCTAGCTTGACACGCCAGCATCACACAAGTCCAAATGCTCCTTGTGGAAAAtcctttggtgttttttggcCACTGAAAGGCAGCAGATGAGTTACTAACAGAAgcccatttttttaaaaaaaagcaaaagacatCTGACAAAGTCACATAATACTCAGATATGCTTTTTCCTAGAATGAAGAAGCTGCTTACGCAGTTTGTTTTTCTCACAGCGCACTCTGCAAAGCGTCAGTGTTGCTCATCCAGTTCCATGTCCTCAGACACTGACACAAGGTAATGCAATGTTTTCTGAAGTCTGCCAAGTGGTGACAAAGTGAAATGAAGAACTGAGAAAGATCTGCAAATATTGAGAAAGATCTGTCTATctaaatttcattattttgataGGGCCTTAACGTGACTTTTTCAAGATGCTGTTCCCAATGGTGAGTCACCCTCCCCCCAGCAACAGAAAGAAGTAAATACAGCTTAAAGCTGCAGCTCAAGAGGCAGACTATGAAGATGAAAAAAGATGCTCAGGGGAGGCTCAAGTGTGGACAATGACATTactctctgtgctctgggtcTAACTGCAGCGCTCTTGAGGAGCGCTTAGGGTCCAAACTGGCTTTGGCCAGTGGCTTGGATGGGCATCTCTGACCCCCTGTGGCAGAAACAGGGGGTCTTATTAACCCAGaacctgggagctgggagcacacaggCACCAACTGAAGGGCAGAGATGCGCTTGGGTACTTTGGTGCTCACACCTGAAGGTTTGAgttgaaaagcaaaatctttgtGCTGTTGCTTGAGACAAGAAGGCAGGAAGAAACATTTGGTTGACCTCAGAACATGGGAGGAAATCTCATTAGTTTTATTAGGCTGTATAAAGATATGAGCCCTATAGTTTGGACTCTGTAAAATATGCAGCAGGAGGAATACTTTGACCCCAGTCTGTATGCCAGCATGGCGTGAAACATCCATGAGGGGCTGATCCCACAACCTGTACGTGGTGTGGACTTTGGTGGGCACAGTGCTGGTTTCACTGGTGTAATCCAACTGAATGGAAGTCACTGCTGATTCACTCTGGCCATAACTAGGTGAGGCTCAGGCCTCCTGTTTCTAAGATGTCTGAAGAGCACTCCAACTCTGTGTTATAGATATGCCTACAGATGTAcaagtgtgtgtgcacatggaAATGTATGTACAAAATTTCTTTGCATAGCAATTACATCCTTAGTTCTGTAATTGGCATTGCTACAGTGGTGTCCAAACAGAGATGTGGATTTACATCAGCAGATGATCTGGCCAGGGATATTCTAAcagaggcttttaaaatatgtatattttattttaaggaagaaataaatttcctgTGTCTCAAGAGCATAGAAGGAGGATAATTActctttttcagatttcagacCAACATCACCTCCTCCTTCTGAGTGAAATGTCAATGTTGTTTTTCTAAAGCAGGATCCATATCTCTGGTCTTCTCTAGATGGAGTTGGTTTTGCACCAAGATAGTgtccttatttttttcaaaacagcacagaaagcctGGCAAGCTCCTTGTTTACTAGGTATAGCAAAAGGAGTCCTCTGCCTCAGCCCCTTGAATTTGGGAGCATGTCACAACCTGTGCTGAGAAAGTAGCATAACCAACCACAAATGGGGAAGAAGCAATAGCAGACCCCTGGGATTTCCTAATCTCCTCCCTcccatgtgtgcacacacataaACAAAATACAGGAGGAGGTCCAGGGGGAACTTCCACAAGGTGCAGATGAGCGTGGGGGAGAAGCAGTGGCATGGGCCTGTTGTTTCCCACTGCTGGGCAATGATTGACATCCACAGTGTCTCACTTCTCTTTTACCACAAGAAAACAGAGGGGGCATTTACACCACTCAAGGTGAAGGCACTTTACCATCCCTTACAGAGGATGTGGTGGCAGAAGTGGCCCTTTGGGAGCATCTAAACACAGCCTAGGTGGCACTTGCTAGGTTGGGAAGTTGATAGATCACAGTCACAAAAAAACCAGTCTGTGGAAGTGGAGTGGAAGACTGTGGTGGTGGCTCACTTTTGTGTTTCCtttactggcaggagcagaTCATGCCtcctcacagagctgggaaggccTTGTGTGCTGGGAGAGAGGCATGCAGCCTTGCAGGCTGTGTGCCAGAATGTGCAAAGAAACATGGAGGGTTGGCCTGCTGCCCCAGTGACACCTGAGGGACAGCTGAAGGACATCCTTTAACCAGCTCTGTGGCCATGAGGTTAGTGTGAGAGGGCCCGGGATTTGCTGTCAGAGGGAAGCACATGGGTTAGTCAGCCAGGGCCTTTTAAAGGGAGATGGTGAAGTAAGCACAAGTAAAGGGGAAAGGGCTTTCTTTTGCCTTGCTCGCAGACCTTGCCAAGCAGGTACCCTTCACTGAGATGGGACAAAATGTCTTGTTCTATCTCATCTTTCACGCTCTAACCTCTGCCACTGCAATGGTGTAAGatgggggctggggctgctgaaagaaaaaacatagaTTTATTATGGTGCAATGCAGCAGGCACTAACATCACATCTAAGACTGTATTGAAGTAGGATCAGGTTTTTGGATGACACTGATAAATCCCATGTACTTCCTCCAGGAAGACCCTTAAGAAACCTCTGCTTTTGTGGTTGCTCGCAGAGATGATGACAGATGGTGCAAGACAGTGTAGACAGTGGTCAGGATCTGGCCTCTGGCAGCAATACACCTGATTGCCCTTTCGTTCAGAGAGAGGAGTGGTGGCAGGATCTCCTGGTTtttccagcactggaggtgggctctgctgctcagaaatGGGTCTGTTTGGGCTCAGTATTCAAAAATGAAAGCTGAGGTGATCGATAAAATGGGGTAGAAACCACCAGTTACCTTAGTTCTTAATGATTAACTGGAAGTCCTTTCATGAACTTAGTACCTGAGTGTGGAATTTGGAATCTGACCTTTACTACATCTAGATAAACAGTGTGGCCAAGCCTGTGGCTCTCTCTGCAAGCTCCACTCTCAGCTCAGTTGTTGGAGGTTCTTACACTTGATGCTGCAGTCAGGAGCTCGGCAGAGTCCAGCATGATTCTTCTTACGGTGCTGTTCCTTTGCATCATTTCCACCTACTCAGCCTCTGTGAAAGGTAGGTCTGTACTGGGCTTGGTTCAGCTTCTGCCTCAGCAGAGGCATAACCAGCAAGTGTATGCAAATCTGTTTTGCCTCAAAAATTATCAGCTTTACTCAGACATGCCTGAGTAATACAAGATGTGTTTAGTAGTTAGGTTTAAGTGCTTGTGGCATTCCTCTCAGCAGAGGTGATGGAGGAGATGATGTTTTCAAGTGCACAAGGCTAGTGGTGTGAACAGGAGATCAGGGATCTTGACCTTGCTTAATCAGGACATACTGCGGGGGCACCGACTTCAAAGGGACTTTTCACACGCTCAGAAGTTAAACACACAGAGTGCTCTggtggagcagagccaggaagTGCTCAGGGCTCTCCAGGTTTCAGCTTCTGAGCAGTTGACTCAGCTACTACTGAAGTCAGTAAGAAGCATCCTGTTAATTTCATGAGAACCTTGCTTTGTAGTAAGTCTTGAAAATCTGGATGTCTGCAGAAACCCTGTGAGCAGAGCTTTACTCAGGTGTCCTGACAAAGTCAAGGGTATGAAATCTTGGAGACTGTCCGCTTCAGCAGTGCCAATGTATGAAGCAAGGAAAGGTG encodes:
- the TRMT10A gene encoding tRNA methyltransferase 10 homolog A, with amino-acid sequence MKYPGRAEKKVKKPRQKLMSSETPTDSPEVPVENALFPEVPDVEGKAKSNDNPAERLEAGSGKEECLESMSKRQRKKLLKQKQWEEQKDLRRQKRKEKRQKRKLERQSKLDSNSEGNARKCMRREVVPSTLRLIVDCSFDDLMVLKDVKKLHKQIQRCYAENRKAFHPVQFYLTSHGGQLKTNMNENDKGWVNWKDIQIRTEHFSELIKKEDLVYLTSDSPDVLRELDEKKAYVIGGLVDHNHHKGITYKKAVEQGIGHAQLPLGNFVKMNSRKVLAVNHVFEIILAYLEKRDWKEAFFSVLPQRKGAVPLGEANDSSKHALSGKEDEDNDSDSN